Within Oribacterium sp. oral taxon 102, the genomic segment AGTCGTAAGGTAGTGATCCTCACGACCATCATTAAGAACTATCTGGAGACCGGAGAGCCGGTCGGATCCAGGACGATCAGCAAGTATTCCGGACTGAACCTGAGCTCCGCTACGATTCGGAACGAGATGAGCGACCTGGAGGAGATGGGCTTTATTTTACAGCCGCATACCTCAGCGGGCAGGATTCCCTCCGACAAGGGCTACCGTTTCTATGTAGACCAGCTGATGGAGCATCAGCGGAAAGAGCTGGACGAGGTCAAGTCCAGTATGTTTGAACGGGTGGACAAGCTGGAGAATACGCTGAAGACGCTGGTGCGTACTGTCGCACAGAATACCGAGTACGCGGCGATGGTCACGGGTCCGAGTCTGCAGAAGAACAGGATCAAGTTCATTCAGGTCTCCCTCGTCGACGGGCTGCGGATCCTTCTGGTTATCATGCTGGAGGGCAATATCATAAAGACGGCGACGATTCTCCTCGGCGGCAGCGAGCATCCGGATTCGAACGCGATACTCTCCCTGAATCTTCTTCTCAATGACGAGCTTTCCGGGCTGAGCGTGGAGAGCCTGACGGAGGAGCGGTGCGGAAAGATCCTCGCCCGCTCCGAGTTCCGGGAGACGCTTCGGGAGATCCTCAGGGGCATCGTCGAGACGCTCCGCTATGACGGCAGCGACCTGCAGATCTATACCTCCGGCGCGACCAATATCTTCAAGTATCCGGAGCTGACGGATTCGGACAATGCGTCCAAGCTGATCTCCGCATTGGAGCAGAAGGATGAACTGATCGAGCTGATACAGGGCGTCGAGCAGGATACGGAGGCGACGAAGCGGCAGATTCAGGTCTATATCGGCAAGGAATCGCCGTTACAGAATATGGCGGATTGCTCGGTGGTGACAGCGAGCTACCGGCTCGGAAACGGCATGAAGGGCACGATCGGCGTCATCGGGCCGAAGCGGATGGACTATGAGAGAGTGCTCGAGATCCTCTCGAAGCTGATGAATGAGATGGACGGAGCCTTCCGATAGAGGGAGCACAGGGAGAAAGGAGCGAAAGGTGGAAGAGAAGGACGAAAAGGTGCAGGGTACCGAGGAAATGAGGGCAGGCGGGGCGGATGCACGGCAGGAAGGCAATACAGCCGGGAACGACGCGCCGGCGGAGACGGAGGCCAGCGCAGCGGCCGCAGAGGAGAGCTCTGATGCTGAGGGCTCTTCGGAGGAGAATGCCGGGAAGCATGCAGAGGAGGCGGGCAGCCCTGCGGAGCGGAAGCTCCGGCAGGAGCTCCTGGAAATGACGGATAAGTATACACGGCTCTACGCCGAGTTCGACAACTTCCGGAAGCGTTCCGACAGGGAGAAGTCCCAGATGTTCGAGCTGGGCGCGCGGGATGTCATCGAAAAGCTGCTTCCTGTCGTGGACAATTTCGAACGTGCGCTCGCCGCGGTGCCGGCGGAGACAGAGGATGCCTTCGCGAAGGGCGTGCAGGGCATCTACAGGCAGATCCAGAAGTTTTTTGCGGATCTGGATGTCGCCGTGATCGAGGCGGAGGGACAGAAGTTCGATCCGGCGAAGCACAACGCGGTGATGACCGACACCGAGAGCGACGCGGAGGAGGATACAGTCACGCAGGATCTGCAGAAGGGCTACACCTTCCGGGGAACGGTGGTGCGGCACTCCATGGTGAAGGTGAAGAAATAAAGGTATAGAGTACAGTCCGGACAGCGGGCGGAAAAGGAGACAATATGGGAAAGATTATCGGAATTGACTTAGGTACGACAAACAGCTGCGTAGCGGTTATGGAGGGCGGCAAGCCGACCGTCATTGCCAACGCAGAGGGGATGCGGACGACACCGTCTGTCGTAGCGTTCACGAAGAGCGGCGAGAGACTGGTCGGAGAGCCGGCGAAGCGGCAGGCGGTAACCAACGCAGACAGGACGATTTCCTCGATCAAGAGACACATGGGGACGGACTACAAGGTTTCCATCGACGGCAAGAATTATACGCCGCAGGAGATCTCCGCGATGATTCTCCAGAAGCTGAAGGCGGATGCCGAGGCATATCTCGGAGAGAAGGTGACAGAGGCTGTCATCACGGTTCCTGCGTATTTCAATGACGCGCAGCGGCAGGCGACGAAGGATGCGGGCAGGATCGCCGGACTCGATGTGAAGAGAATTATCAACGAGCCGACGGCGGCGGCGCTGGCGTATGGACTTGATGAGGATAAAGAGCAGAAGATCATGGTTTATGATCTGGGCGGCGGCACCTTCGACGTATCCGTCATTGACATCGGAGACGGCGTCATCGAGGTTATGTCCACCAACGGAGACACGCACCTCGGCGGCGACGATTACGACAACCGGATCACCGACTGGATGGTTTCCGAGTTCAGAAAGATGGAGGGCGTAGACCTCTCCAAGGATAATATGGCGCTCCAGAGACTGAAGGAGGCGGCAGAGAAGGCGAAGAAGGAGCTCTCCACCGCGGCGACGACGGAGATCAATCTCCCGTTTATCACTGCGACGGCAGAGGGACCGAAGCACCTCGATATGAACCTGACCCGCGCGAAGTTCGAGGAGCTCACCGCAGATCTCACAGAAAGAACCGCTGTTCCGGTACAGAATGCACTTCGCGATGCCGGACTCACTGCGGCAGAGCTTTCCAAGGTGCTGCTCGTCGGCGGCTCCACCCGTATGCTTTCGGCACAGGAGAAGGTAAAGCAGCTGACCGGTAAGGAGCCGTCCAAGACGCTGAATCCGGACGAGTGCGTAGCGATCGGTGCGGCGATCCAGGGCGGTAAGCTCGCGGGAGACGCAGGCGCGGGCGATGTGCTCCTGCTCGATGTCACACCGCTGACCCTCTCCATCGAGACGCTGGGCGGCGTGGCGACTCCGCTGATCAAGCGGAATACAACGATTCCGACCAGAATCTCGCAGGTATTCTCTACCGCAGCGGACAATCAGACCGCAGTAGATATCCATGTGGTGCAGGGAGAGAGAGAGTTCGCAAGGGACAACAAGACCCTCGGACAGTTCCGGCTGGACGGCATCCTGCCGGCACAGAGAGGCGTACCGCAGATCGAGGTTACCTTCGACATCGATGCGAACGGCATCGTAAACGTATCGGCGAAGGACAAGGGCACCGGCAAGGAGCAGCATATCACGATTACCTCCGGCTCCAGTATGAGCAAGGAGGACATCGAGAAGGCGGTTAATGAGGCGGCGCAGTTCGAGGCGGCGGATAAGGAGAAGAAGGAAGCGATCGAGGTCAGAAACGGTGCAGATTCCATCGTATTCCAGACCAAGAAGGCGCTGGAGGATGTGGGAGCACAGATCTCCGATTCCGACAAGTCTCAGGTAGAGGCGGATCTTAAGGCGCTGGAGGATGTGCTCGCAGCGAACCCGCTTGAGGGCATCACGAAGGAGGGAGCAGAGCGCATCAAGGCGGCGCAGGAGACCCTGATGAAGTCCTCGCAGGCGCTGTTTGCCAAGGTGTATGAGCAGGCGCAGGCATCGCAGGGTGCAGCGCAGCAGGCAGAGGGCAGCGCGCCGCAGCAGGACAGCGCGAGCGACGATAATGTGGTGGACGGCGACTTCAAGGAGGTCTGAGTCTTCGGTCACGACATAGAAATTCGAAAACTTCACAGCGGAATCCGCTGTGAAGTTTTCCGGTATTGTACAGGCGGATGGCTTCCGGGAGGAGGCGCCGCCTTGGTTCTGGGGGAGAGAAAATGGCAGAAAAGCGAGACTATTACGAGGTTCTCGGCGTAGAAAAAAATGCGGATGATGCAGCTATCAAGAGAGCTTACCGGAAGCTCGCGAAGAAGTATCATCCGGATGCGAATCCGGGAGACGCGGGCGCGGCGGAGAAGTTCCGCGAGTGCTCCGAGGCATACGAGGTTCTGTCGGACCCTGAGAAGCGGAAGGCGTATGATACCTACGGTCATGCGGCGTTCGAGGCAGGTTCCGCGGCGGGAGCAAGCTCCGGCTTCGGCGGCTATGACTTCGGAAATATGGATTTCTCCGATATTTTCGGAGACCTCTTCGGCTTCGGCGGCAGCCGGGGCGGCTTCGGGGGCTTCGGCGGGCGTTCGAACCAGCCGACCCGCGGCGCTTCGATCCGCACTGCTGTCCGGATCAGCTTCGACGAGGCGATCAAGGGCACGAAGAAGACGGTGAAGATCCGTTACAAGGAGGAGTGTAAGACCTGCGGCGGCAGCGGCGCGAAGCCGGGCAGCAGTCCGGAAACCTGTCCGAAGTGCAACGGGCGGGGACAGGTCGTGATGACCAGACAGAGTATGTTCGGTACGATGCAGCAGGTGACAGACTGCCCGGACTGCCATGGAACCGGCAGGATCATTCGGGAGAAGTGTCCGGACTGCCGCGGCGAGGGCTATATCACGACGCAGAAGAGCATCGAGATTACGATCCCGGCGGGGATCGACGACGGACAGACGCTCCGGCGCTCCGGAGGGGGCGATCCGGGCACGAACGGCGGACCGAGAGGAGATCTGCTGGTGAACATCGCCGTATCCCAGCATCCGCTCTTTAAGCGGCAGGGCAATAATATCTACTCTGCGGAGGCGATCAGCTTCGCGAAGGCGGCGCTGGGCGGCAAGACCATCGTGAAAACCGTGGATGGGCCGGTGGAGCTCAGCATCAAGCCGGGGACACAGTCCGAGACGAAGATGCGCCTTCGGGGAAAGGGCGTGCCCTCTCTCCAGAACCCGAGCCTGCGCGGCGACCACTTCGTGACCATTGTCGTAACGGTTCCGGAGAGGCTCACGAAGGCGCAGAAGGATGCACTCCGAAAGTACGCAGAGGCGTGCGGCGAGCGGGATGAATATAGGGACTGTTGAGGGAAAGACAAAACGGTTTATAAAGGGAGGGGGTAGTCCGCAGCGGTGTGGGGTGCCTCCTTTTGGCGTGTATTTCACTGCTTCGCTGTCGTGCCCTGCTTTCCCCGCCATTGAATTCCCTTTTCGTTTGATATATAGTATCTGGGACTGATGGAGCTTGCCGGATAAGCCTCTGTCATGCAGGTAAATGCGGCATGCGCGCTGCGATATGGCGAAGTTACGTGTGAAATTTGTGCAGAGTGCGGTATCGGCAGAGACATTTTATAAGGGGGGGCAGCGTGCATCATTTTTTTGTCGAGCCGTCCGAGATCGTATCCGGGACGGTGCATATCACAGGCGAGAATTACAGGCATCTGAGAACGGTGCTTCGGGCGGAGCTTGGGGAGCATATCCTGATCTCGGATGGGACGGGGACAGACTATGTGTGCGAGCTTACGGAGATCACAGAGGGGGAGCTCCTGCTTCGGATCTGCTTTCGGGAGCGGATGCACGAGCTCCCGGCGGAGATTCACCTCTTTCAGGGTCTTCCGAAATCAGATAAGCTGGAGCTGATCGTGCAGAAGGCGGTGGAGCTGGGCGCATTCCGCATTGTTCCGCTGCGGACGCAGAATGCGGTAGTGCGGCTGGATGAGAAGAGAGCCGGAGCCAAGGTCATGCGCTGGCAGGGGATTGCGGAGGCGGCGGCAAAGCAGTCGAAGCGCTCGATCATCCCGGAGGTCGCGGCGCCGATGGATTTTCGGGAGGCGATGGAGCTGGCGGCGGACTTTGACTGTCGTATGATTCCCTATGAGAATGCAGAGGGAATGACGGCGCTGCTTTCGGTGCTCCGGGATCTCGCGCAGCCCTGGGATTCGCAGAGAGCCGGAAAGAAGCGAATCGCGGTCTTTATCGGGCCGGAGGGCGGCTTCTCCAGGGGGGAGATCGAGGCAGCACTCGCGCATGGGGTGCAGCCGGTTTCCCTCGGCAGGAGGATCCTTCGCACGGAGACGGCGGCGATCACGACGCTCAGCCTCCTGATGACGGCGCTGGAGCGCAGCTATGAGGATGGGCAGAGAGGGATAGGATGAGAGAGATTTATTTTGACAATTCTGCAACGACCCGGGTTTATCCGGAGGCGATAGAGCTGATGCGGCGGACGATGACGGAGGACTATGGCAATCCGTCCTCGAAGCATACGATGGGAATGACGGCGGAGCGTTATTTCCGGCAGGCGCGGGAGCGGGTCGCGGAGACGCTTCGCGTGAAGCCGCGGGAGATCCTCTTCACCTCCGGCGGGACGGAGTCCGACAATACAGCGCTGCTTGGGACAGCGCTTGCGAAGAGGCGGCAGGGAAAGCATATCATTACGAGCAATGTGGAGCATGCGGCGGTGTATAAGCCGCTTGAGCTCCTCGCGGAGCTGGGATATGAGATCACGATTCTGCCGGTAGACAGGCGGGGGCATATTTCTCTTTCGGAGCTGCGTGCGGCGATCCGTCCGGACACCATCCTCGTCTCTGTGATGTATGTGAACAACGAGATCGGTGCGCTGGAGCCGATTGCGGAGATCGGGCGGCTGGTAAAGGCATGCAATCCGGCGACACTCTTCCATACGGATGCGATCCAGGCCTATGGCAAGTATGAGCTTCGCCCGAAGAAGGAGGGAATCGATCTGCTTTCCGTGAGCGGGCACAAGCTGCACGCGCCGAAGGGCGTAGGCTTCCTCTATGTTGATGAGAGGGTGCATATCAGACCTCTGCTCTACGGAGGAGGGCAGCAGGAGGATATGCGCTCCGGAACGCATAATGTTCCGGGGATCGCCGCAATGGGACTCGCCGCGGAGCTGGCATACCGGAATCATGCGGAGAAGATTGCGTGCCTCCGGGAGCTGAAGGACTATTTCATTACGGAGCTCGAGAAGCTGCCGGGAGTCACGGTGCATTCGGAAAAGGGTGAGGCGGGTGCGCCGCAGATTGTTTCTGCGTCCTTCGAGGGCGTGCGCGCGGAGGTGCTGCTGCATGCGCTGGAGGAGAGGGGCATCTATGTGAGCTCCGGCTCCGCCTGCTCCTCGAATCATCCGGGCATTTCCGGGACGCTGCGGGCGATCGGTGTGCCGCAGGAGCTGCTGGATTCGACCATTCGCTTCTCCTTCAGCTTCTTCAACGAGAAGGAGGAGGCGGATCTCTGTATAGATGCGCTCCGGGAGCTGCTGCCGATGCTGCGCCGCTTCCAAAGACACTAGGGAAGCGCAGATGAAATCGAAAAGGCTATGTGCCGGCAGGCGCAGAGCCAAAAAAGCGTGGGATGATCCGGCAAGAAGCGCATATGCCGCATGAGTTCCGTGCGCTGCTGTGCAGCTTAGGGGACGTTGTCTTGGGCTGCTGCGGTCTTACAGACCTCATTGCATCCGGGCAGATGCAGAAGCGATAGGAGAAGAGAATGATCTGGAGAAAATTCACGATACATACGACCACGGAGGCAGAGGAGATCCTCGTCTCGAATCTGATGGAGCTCGGCATCGAGGGAGTAGAGATCTCGGATCGTGTTCCGCTGTCCGAGGAGGATACGAAAGGGATGTTCATCGATATCCTGCCGGAGCTCGGGCCGGATGACGGAACCGCGGAGGTCAGCTTCTATGTGGAGGTCGTGCCGGAGGAGGAGAAGGCGGCGCGGCTCATAGAGACAGAGCGGCTCCGCAGCGATCCCTCGGTGGACATGAGCTATATGCCGAATACGGCGAACCTCTATACGGAGGCAGAGCTTGATGGGCTGCTTCGTGCCGTCCGGGAGGAAATCGAGGGGATGCGCGCCTACTGTGAGGTGGGAGATGGCAGCATAGAGAGCTCCGAAACGGAAGACAAGGACTGGATCAATAACTGGAAGAGCTTCTTCCGTCCGTTCGTGGTGGAGGATATCCTGATTAAGCCGAGCTGGGAGGAGGTTCCGGCGGGCATGGAGGATAAGCTTCTGATCGAGCTCGACCCGGGGACTGCCTTCGGGACAGGAATGCATGAGACGACACAGCTCTGCATCCGCGGGCTGAAGCAGTATCTGCGGCAGGGGATGGAGGTGCTGGATCTGGGAACCGGCTCCGGTATCCTCGGCATCACCGCATTGAAGCTTGGCGCGGGACATGTCGCAGGAACTGACCTCGACCCGGAGGCGCTCCCGGCGGTTAGAGACAATCTTGCGAAGAACGGTCTCACTGCCTCTATGTTTTCGATGTATATCGGCAATGTGATCGGAGCGGAGAATGAAGCGCTCCGGCGGGAGCTCGGCTATGGGCATTATGATCTCGTGACGGCGAATATCCTCGCGCCGGTGATTGTGCTGCTGACCGGGGTTGTGCCGGCATTTCTGAAGCCGGGCGGGATTTTCATCAGCTCCGGAATCCTCGACACACGGGAGCAGGAGGTGCTCGCCGCCTTCCGGGCGCAGGAGGAGCTCGAGCTCCTTTCGGTTGGGCGGCAGGGAGAGTGGGTCAGTGTCATTGCGAGAAAAAAGGTGAGGGAAGTCGCCTGAGCTGTATAGAAAGAAAATGATATGTCTTTGCGCACGGAATAGGGGGCTCCCTCCATCGTGAATACGATTTTTCGAATGGAGGGGTCGTGCGTATCGTTGAAGTCAAACCCGCTCTGCGCTTCGCGGAAATCACAGACATGGGAGATCTTGTGATCGAGGTCGACCTTGCCTGCATTGACCAGATCGATGACCTCCTGAAATTTGTGGTTCTGGAGTCGCGAGCCTCGGATGTCCAGCTCCTTGGCGGTGATGTCGAAGTTCGTGGTTTTCGTGGGGGTGGTGGAGAAGCCCATGGTAATGACGCGCCCGGCATTACCGCTTGCCTTGATTTTCTCCATTTGTTCCCTCTGTTGTATCCTACCGGAACGGGTCGCACCAGATCAGCTCGGCGCTCTCGACCGCCTTATCGACCATCTCGCTGATCTCCGGCAGGAGATTCTGCTCGGACTTCCGCATTTTCTCCGGAATCGGCTTCGTTACCGGGTGACGCGCCACGAAGATCGTGCAGCAGTCCTCGTAAGGCTCGATGGAGGTTTCGTAGGTGCCGATCCGCTGGGAAAGGTCGATGATTTCCTGCTTGTCGAAGGCGATAACGGGACGGTAGACCGGAAGGGTGCAGACCTCGTTGGTGCAGACCAGACTCTGCATCGTCTGGCTCGCCACCTGTCCGATCGACTCTCCGGTAATGAGCCCGATGCAGCCGCGGTCCCTCGCGATCCGCTCTGCGATCCGCATCATATAGCGGCGCATCAGAATCGTCAGCTCCTCGTGCGGGCACTTGTCATAGATCGCGATCTGGATGTCCGTGAAGTTCACGACATGCAGGGCGATCGGGCCGGTATATTTCGAGACCTGCTTCGCGAGGTCGATCACCTTCTGCTTTGCTCGCTCAGAGGTGTAGGGCGGCGCATGAAAATAGGTCGCTTCGATGAGTGCACCGCGTTTACCGATGAGATAGCCGGCGACCGGGGAATCGATCCCGCCGGACAGGAGCAGCATTGCCTTGCCGTTGGTGCCGAGCGGCATACCGCCCGCGCCGGGGAGGATTTCGGAATAGAGATTGATGAACTGCCGGATCTCGACATGGAGACGAATCTCCGGATGATGCACATCTACAGAGGTATTCGGGAAATGAGAGAGGATCTGATGCCCGAGCTCTGCGTCGATCTCTCCGGACTGCATCGGGAAGCCCTTGTCGGCTCTGCGGGTCTCTACCTTGAAAGAGACGATCCTGTCTCCGTAGACCTGCCGCCAATAGGAGACGACCTGTTCGGAGAGCACGGAAATATCATGCGTGCCCGCAAGCTGTACCATCGGGCAGATGCCGATGATGCCGAAGACATGCCGGAGCGCATCAACGACGCTGTCATAGTCATAGCGCTCGCTCTTTACATTGACATAGATCCGTCCGCGTTCGCGGGTCACGGAGAACTCTCCCTCCGCTTTCCGCAGCTTCATGCGGATGTCGTGCACCAGTGCATCCTCGAAGACATAGCGGTTCCTGCCCTTCGTGCCGATCTCGGCATATTTAATCAGAAAACTGTGATAAAGCATAAAACTCCTTTAACAGAAGACGAAAGTGCAGGGAAGCTCCGCATACACTTTCGTCTTGTGAATCTCTCATATTTAAGATAGAATGATTACTCGGCAATGATGTACGGCGTCAATGCGCTGAGGATCTCCTCCATGCGGTTCTGGTCGGCGTGCACATTGAGATCGATCGGCTTGGAGAGGTCGAGGGAAAAGATGCCCATGATTGACTTGGCATCGATGACATAGCGGCCGGATACGAGGTCAAAGTCAACGTCGGTGAAGCGAACCAGCTCATTCACAAAGGACTTGACTTTATCAATAGAATTCAGTGAGATACGAACAGTTTTCACGCTTGATTCCTCCTTAAAAATAGGATTTATATTTGTGGCAGCGCCCTGCTCGCAGGACGTATACATACTATATAATTTATCAATATGGGGGGAGATAGTCAAGCGGCAAGGGGAAAGAAATGGAAATCAGAAATCTGAGAGTGGCGGTGCATAATCTCGGCTGCAAGGTGAATTTCTACGAGGCGGAGGCGATGCTCCGGGAGCTTCGGGACGCGGGGGCGGCGGTTGTAGACTGGGAGGAGCCCGCGGACGTATATATCATCAACACCTGCTCTGTGACGAATATCGCGGATCGGAAGTCACGGCAGATGCTGCACCGGGTGCGGGCGAAAAATCCAGCTGCGGTAGTGGTCGCGGCGGGCTGCTATGTGCAGGCACGAGAGGAGGAGCTGAAAGGGGATGCGACGGTAGATATCCTGATCGGCAATAACCGGAAGAGCGCGCTCGTATCGATCCTTCGGAATTACCGACGGGAGGACTGCGCGGCTGCGCGTTCCTTCGTGCCCGATCTCCGCAGCGAATGCGCGTTCGAACGGATGGAGGGAGGGGAACGCAGCGGACGGGTGCGCGCCTTTCTCAAGGTGCAGGACGGCTGCAATCAGTTCTGCTCCTACTGCATTATTCCCTATGTCCGGGGGCGTATCCGGAGCAGGAGCATGGAGGATACGATGCGGGAGGCGCGGAAGCTCGCAGCGGAGGGCTGCCGGGAAATGGTGCTGACCGGCATTCATCTCTCCTCCTACGGGCTGGATCTCGAGCGGCAGAGCTATGAACATGCGGTGCGGAGTGCATTTCCGTCGGAGCGGCTTCTCATGCTGATCCGGGCGGTCGCCGCAGTTCCGGGAGTGGAACGGGTGCGGCTCGGCAGTCTGGAGCCGCGGATCATTACGCAGGATTTCGTCATGGCGCTTCGCGAGATCCCGGCGCTTTGCCCGCATTTCCACCTCTCCCTGCAGAGCGGCTCGGACAGGACGCTCCGTGCGATGAACCGGCATTATGATACGGCGGCGTTTCGGGAGAGCGCGCATATTCTGCGGGAGAGCTTCCCAGAGGCGGCGCTCACGACGGATGTGATCGTGGGATTTCCGGGAGAAACGGACGAAGACTTTAAGAATTCCTACGATTTCATACGGGAGATGGACTTCTATGAGCTTCATGTGTTTAAATATTCAGAGAGGAAGGGCACGGCGGCGGAGCAGCTGCCGGGACAGCTTACGGAGGCGGTGAAGGCGGCGCGCTCCCAGCAGCTGCTCGAGCTTGAGCAGGA encodes:
- the hrcA gene encoding heat-inducible transcriptional repressor HrcA; protein product: MDSRKVVILTTIIKNYLETGEPVGSRTISKYSGLNLSSATIRNEMSDLEEMGFILQPHTSAGRIPSDKGYRFYVDQLMEHQRKELDEVKSSMFERVDKLENTLKTLVRTVAQNTEYAAMVTGPSLQKNRIKFIQVSLVDGLRILLVIMLEGNIIKTATILLGGSEHPDSNAILSLNLLLNDELSGLSVESLTEERCGKILARSEFRETLREILRGIVETLRYDGSDLQIYTSGATNIFKYPELTDSDNASKLISALEQKDELIELIQGVEQDTEATKRQIQVYIGKESPLQNMADCSVVTASYRLGNGMKGTIGVIGPKRMDYERVLEILSKLMNEMDGAFR
- the grpE gene encoding nucleotide exchange factor GrpE, which codes for MEEKDEKVQGTEEMRAGGADARQEGNTAGNDAPAETEASAAAAEESSDAEGSSEENAGKHAEEAGSPAERKLRQELLEMTDKYTRLYAEFDNFRKRSDREKSQMFELGARDVIEKLLPVVDNFERALAAVPAETEDAFAKGVQGIYRQIQKFFADLDVAVIEAEGQKFDPAKHNAVMTDTESDAEEDTVTQDLQKGYTFRGTVVRHSMVKVKK
- the dnaK gene encoding molecular chaperone DnaK, translated to MGKIIGIDLGTTNSCVAVMEGGKPTVIANAEGMRTTPSVVAFTKSGERLVGEPAKRQAVTNADRTISSIKRHMGTDYKVSIDGKNYTPQEISAMILQKLKADAEAYLGEKVTEAVITVPAYFNDAQRQATKDAGRIAGLDVKRIINEPTAAALAYGLDEDKEQKIMVYDLGGGTFDVSVIDIGDGVIEVMSTNGDTHLGGDDYDNRITDWMVSEFRKMEGVDLSKDNMALQRLKEAAEKAKKELSTAATTEINLPFITATAEGPKHLDMNLTRAKFEELTADLTERTAVPVQNALRDAGLTAAELSKVLLVGGSTRMLSAQEKVKQLTGKEPSKTLNPDECVAIGAAIQGGKLAGDAGAGDVLLLDVTPLTLSIETLGGVATPLIKRNTTIPTRISQVFSTAADNQTAVDIHVVQGEREFARDNKTLGQFRLDGILPAQRGVPQIEVTFDIDANGIVNVSAKDKGTGKEQHITITSGSSMSKEDIEKAVNEAAQFEAADKEKKEAIEVRNGADSIVFQTKKALEDVGAQISDSDKSQVEADLKALEDVLAANPLEGITKEGAERIKAAQETLMKSSQALFAKVYEQAQASQGAAQQAEGSAPQQDSASDDNVVDGDFKEV
- the dnaJ gene encoding molecular chaperone DnaJ → MAEKRDYYEVLGVEKNADDAAIKRAYRKLAKKYHPDANPGDAGAAEKFRECSEAYEVLSDPEKRKAYDTYGHAAFEAGSAAGASSGFGGYDFGNMDFSDIFGDLFGFGGSRGGFGGFGGRSNQPTRGASIRTAVRISFDEAIKGTKKTVKIRYKEECKTCGGSGAKPGSSPETCPKCNGRGQVVMTRQSMFGTMQQVTDCPDCHGTGRIIREKCPDCRGEGYITTQKSIEITIPAGIDDGQTLRRSGGGDPGTNGGPRGDLLVNIAVSQHPLFKRQGNNIYSAEAISFAKAALGGKTIVKTVDGPVELSIKPGTQSETKMRLRGKGVPSLQNPSLRGDHFVTIVVTVPERLTKAQKDALRKYAEACGERDEYRDC
- a CDS encoding 16S rRNA (uracil(1498)-N(3))-methyltransferase, whose product is MHHFFVEPSEIVSGTVHITGENYRHLRTVLRAELGEHILISDGTGTDYVCELTEITEGELLLRICFRERMHELPAEIHLFQGLPKSDKLELIVQKAVELGAFRIVPLRTQNAVVRLDEKRAGAKVMRWQGIAEAAAKQSKRSIIPEVAAPMDFREAMELAADFDCRMIPYENAEGMTALLSVLRDLAQPWDSQRAGKKRIAVFIGPEGGFSRGEIEAALAHGVQPVSLGRRILRTETAAITTLSLLMTALERSYEDGQRGIG
- a CDS encoding cysteine desulfurase family protein codes for the protein MREIYFDNSATTRVYPEAIELMRRTMTEDYGNPSSKHTMGMTAERYFRQARERVAETLRVKPREILFTSGGTESDNTALLGTALAKRRQGKHIITSNVEHAAVYKPLELLAELGYEITILPVDRRGHISLSELRAAIRPDTILVSVMYVNNEIGALEPIAEIGRLVKACNPATLFHTDAIQAYGKYELRPKKEGIDLLSVSGHKLHAPKGVGFLYVDERVHIRPLLYGGGQQEDMRSGTHNVPGIAAMGLAAELAYRNHAEKIACLRELKDYFITELEKLPGVTVHSEKGEAGAPQIVSASFEGVRAEVLLHALEERGIYVSSGSACSSNHPGISGTLRAIGVPQELLDSTIRFSFSFFNEKEEADLCIDALRELLPMLRRFQRH
- the prmA gene encoding 50S ribosomal protein L11 methyltransferase is translated as MIWRKFTIHTTTEAEEILVSNLMELGIEGVEISDRVPLSEEDTKGMFIDILPELGPDDGTAEVSFYVEVVPEEEKAARLIETERLRSDPSVDMSYMPNTANLYTEAELDGLLRAVREEIEGMRAYCEVGDGSIESSETEDKDWINNWKSFFRPFVVEDILIKPSWEEVPAGMEDKLLIELDPGTAFGTGMHETTQLCIRGLKQYLRQGMEVLDLGTGSGILGITALKLGAGHVAGTDLDPEALPAVRDNLAKNGLTASMFSMYIGNVIGAENEALRRELGYGHYDLVTANILAPVIVLLTGVVPAFLKPGGIFISSGILDTREQEVLAAFRAQEELELLSVGRQGEWVSVIARKKVREVA
- the thiI gene encoding tRNA uracil 4-sulfurtransferase ThiI produces the protein MLYHSFLIKYAEIGTKGRNRYVFEDALVHDIRMKLRKAEGEFSVTRERGRIYVNVKSERYDYDSVVDALRHVFGIIGICPMVQLAGTHDISVLSEQVVSYWRQVYGDRIVSFKVETRRADKGFPMQSGEIDAELGHQILSHFPNTSVDVHHPEIRLHVEIRQFINLYSEILPGAGGMPLGTNGKAMLLLSGGIDSPVAGYLIGKRGALIEATYFHAPPYTSERAKQKVIDLAKQVSKYTGPIALHVVNFTDIQIAIYDKCPHEELTILMRRYMMRIAERIARDRGCIGLITGESIGQVASQTMQSLVCTNEVCTLPVYRPVIAFDKQEIIDLSQRIGTYETSIEPYEDCCTIFVARHPVTKPIPEKMRKSEQNLLPEISEMVDKAVESAELIWCDPFR
- a CDS encoding HPr family phosphocarrier protein yields the protein MKTVRISLNSIDKVKSFVNELVRFTDVDFDLVSGRYVIDAKSIMGIFSLDLSKPIDLNVHADQNRMEEILSALTPYIIAE
- the mtaB gene encoding tRNA (N(6)-L-threonylcarbamoyladenosine(37)-C(2))-methylthiotransferase MtaB — translated: MEIRNLRVAVHNLGCKVNFYEAEAMLRELRDAGAAVVDWEEPADVYIINTCSVTNIADRKSRQMLHRVRAKNPAAVVVAAGCYVQAREEELKGDATVDILIGNNRKSALVSILRNYRREDCAAARSFVPDLRSECAFERMEGGERSGRVRAFLKVQDGCNQFCSYCIIPYVRGRIRSRSMEDTMREARKLAAEGCREMVLTGIHLSSYGLDLERQSYEHAVRSAFPSERLLMLIRAVAAVPGVERVRLGSLEPRIITQDFVMALREIPALCPHFHLSLQSGSDRTLRAMNRHYDTAAFRESAHILRESFPEAALTTDVIVGFPGETDEDFKNSYDFIREMDFYELHVFKYSERKGTAAEQLPGQLTEAVKAARSQQLLELEQECSERFRTRFLHREEKILLEELLTEEGRAYLTGLNRQYVRFRIPAECFPDASGQIGEIIRASGRKICKTYVLAKPV